In one window of Limnohabitans sp. MORI2 DNA:
- a CDS encoding phosphoadenylyl-sulfate reductase, whose protein sequence is MSSSLFSAQGQSKATALHAKASTDYATKLAETQALLQRAAAEFSPLTQASSLGAEDVVITHLINSLQLHIPVFVLETGALHTETLALLERTEATSQALVKVYHPVRESVIQFVKHKGQDAIYQSIELRKECCGIRKMEPLARALKSQRAWITGLRQEQSAARAEVPLQDDSEVATKNLSKFNPLAKWTWGDVWHYIATNNVDYNPLHDQFFPSIGCAPCTRAISLGEEFRAGRWWWEDEAAKECGLHVKK, encoded by the coding sequence ATGAGCAGTTCTCTTTTCTCTGCACAAGGTCAGTCCAAGGCCACCGCCTTGCACGCCAAGGCGAGCACCGACTATGCAACCAAACTGGCCGAGACCCAAGCCTTGCTGCAACGCGCAGCGGCTGAGTTCTCCCCTCTCACCCAAGCCTCTAGCCTGGGTGCAGAAGACGTGGTGATCACCCATCTCATCAACAGCTTGCAGCTTCACATTCCTGTGTTCGTGCTCGAAACCGGCGCGCTGCACACCGAGACTTTGGCTTTGCTAGAGCGCACCGAAGCTACCTCACAAGCGCTTGTGAAGGTTTACCACCCTGTGCGCGAATCGGTCATTCAGTTTGTGAAACACAAGGGCCAAGATGCGATTTACCAAAGCATTGAGCTGCGCAAAGAGTGCTGCGGCATTCGCAAGATGGAACCCCTCGCCCGCGCTCTCAAAAGCCAGCGCGCTTGGATCACTGGCTTGCGCCAAGAGCAATCCGCCGCACGCGCCGAAGTGCCGTTGCAAGACGACAGCGAAGTAGCCACCAAAAACTTGAGTAAATTCAACCCCCTGGCCAAATGGACCTGGGGTGACGTGTGGCACTACATCGCCACGAACAACGTGGACTACAACCCCCTGCACGACCAGTTTTTCCCCAGCATCGGTTGTGCACCTTGCACCCGTGCCATCAGTCTCGGCGAAGAGTTTCGCGCGGGTCGCTGGTGGTGGGAGGATGAGGCCGCCAAAGAGTGCGGCTTGCATGTGAAGAAATAA
- a CDS encoding DUF934 domain-containing protein, producing the protein MSLQIITQHTTDGINARALANDVDVQTLDLEGLERIDLNFPKFTDGRAFSQAFVLRRRGFTGDIRAHGDVLIDQLLQMQRSGFSSAVLRDDQDAAHGEKLLTHYKAFYQGDAVTAEPKFARVG; encoded by the coding sequence ATGAGCCTGCAAATCATCACCCAACACACCACCGACGGCATCAATGCACGTGCCTTGGCCAACGATGTGGACGTGCAAACCCTCGACCTCGAAGGCTTGGAGCGCATCGACTTGAACTTTCCCAAATTCACCGATGGCCGCGCTTTCAGCCAAGCCTTTGTGCTGCGCCGCCGTGGTTTCACCGGCGACATTCGCGCACACGGCGATGTGCTGATTGACCAACTCTTGCAAATGCAACGCAGTGGTTTTTCAAGCGCTGTGCTGCGCGACGACCAAGATGCCGCCCACGGCGAAAAACTGTTGACGCACTACAAAGCCTTCTACCAAGGCGATGCTGTTACAGCAGAACCCAAATTTGCACGCGTGGGTTGA
- a CDS encoding nitrite/sulfite reductase, producing the protein MYQYTAFDSEFVKARAAQYRDQLTRNLAGKLGDDEFRPLRLQNGWYVQRYAPMLRVAVPYGELNSAQLRVLSKIARDYDTPSAELLKQAQTAQDKIGGIDAPSLVTNCGHFTTRQNVQFNWIPLDKSADVMDLLASVNLHGIQTSGNCIRNITSDERAGIAVDEEVDPRPYAEVLRQWSTLHPEFAYLPRKFKIAITGATEDRAAIEWHDIGLRLLRDDEGNVGFKIYVGGGMGRTPITGTVIREFLPWNQIINYLEAVVRVYNGWGRRDNIYKARIKILVKAEGQRYFDEVNEEFERILESGAHHTIPQVELDRVSACFVSPPVDVVSDEAQEKAEQALVAQAKADKEFTRWLQQNVTSHQNPGLRVVTLSFKRLGQAPGDATADQLATAADLADKFSSGEVRVNHDQNLVLPWVRIDQLAELYQAAKAAGFARANVHLLTDMIACPGGDYCALANARSLPIAAAITERYQDIDELFDLGDIDLHISGCINSCGHHHSGHIGILGVDKDGQEWYQVTLGGSDGSFLSGPAKAGKVVGPSFAAAEVVDVIEAILDVYRDKRETHETFARTLNRVGFDVFKAAANSARNTTARAA; encoded by the coding sequence ATGTATCAATACACCGCCTTCGATTCAGAGTTCGTCAAAGCACGCGCTGCACAGTACCGCGATCAACTCACCCGCAACTTAGCTGGCAAGTTGGGTGACGACGAGTTCCGCCCCCTGCGTTTGCAAAACGGCTGGTACGTGCAACGCTACGCACCCATGTTGCGCGTGGCTGTGCCCTACGGTGAACTCAACAGTGCCCAGCTGCGTGTGCTCTCCAAAATTGCCCGCGATTACGACACCCCCTCTGCCGAACTGCTCAAGCAAGCACAGACCGCACAAGACAAGATTGGCGGCATTGACGCCCCAAGTTTGGTCACCAACTGTGGCCACTTCACCACCCGCCAGAACGTGCAGTTCAATTGGATCCCCTTGGACAAAAGCGCCGATGTGATGGACCTATTGGCCAGCGTCAACTTGCACGGCATTCAAACCAGCGGCAACTGCATTCGCAACATCACCAGCGACGAGCGCGCTGGCATTGCGGTGGACGAAGAAGTCGACCCACGCCCCTACGCCGAAGTCCTGCGCCAGTGGAGCACCTTGCACCCTGAGTTCGCTTACCTGCCCCGCAAATTCAAAATCGCCATCACGGGCGCCACCGAAGACCGCGCTGCGATTGAGTGGCACGACATTGGCCTGCGCTTGCTGCGTGACGACGAAGGCAATGTGGGCTTCAAAATTTACGTGGGCGGCGGCATGGGCCGCACGCCCATCACCGGCACCGTGATTCGCGAGTTCTTGCCATGGAACCAAATCATCAACTACCTCGAAGCCGTGGTGCGTGTGTACAACGGCTGGGGCCGCCGCGACAACATCTACAAAGCCCGCATCAAAATTTTGGTCAAAGCCGAAGGCCAGCGCTACTTTGACGAAGTCAACGAAGAGTTTGAACGCATCTTGGAAAGCGGCGCACACCACACCATCCCACAAGTTGAACTCGACCGCGTGAGCGCCTGTTTTGTGTCGCCACCTGTTGATGTGGTGTCAGACGAAGCCCAAGAAAAAGCCGAGCAAGCCTTGGTGGCCCAAGCCAAGGCGGACAAAGAATTCACCCGTTGGTTGCAACAAAACGTGACCAGCCACCAAAACCCAGGCCTGCGCGTGGTCACCCTGTCGTTCAAGCGCTTGGGCCAAGCACCAGGGGACGCCACCGCCGACCAACTCGCCACTGCGGCTGACTTGGCTGACAAGTTCAGCTCTGGCGAGGTGCGCGTGAACCACGACCAAAACTTGGTGCTGCCTTGGGTGCGCATTGACCAATTGGCTGAGCTGTACCAAGCTGCCAAAGCCGCTGGCTTTGCCCGCGCCAACGTGCACTTACTGACCGACATGATTGCTTGCCCAGGTGGCGACTACTGCGCCTTGGCCAACGCGCGTTCGTTACCCATCGCCGCTGCAATTACCGAGCGTTACCAAGACATCGACGAGTTGTTTGACTTGGGCGACATCGACCTGCACATCAGCGGTTGCATCAACTCTTGCGGCCATCACCACAGCGGCCACATTGGCATCTTGGGCGTGGATAAAGACGGCCAAGAGTGGTACCAAGTCACCTTGGGTGGCTCAGACGGTTCGTTCTTGAGCGGCCCAGCCAAAGCCGGCAAAGTGGTTGGCCCATCGTTTGCAGCCGCCGAAGTGGTGGATGTGATCGAAGCCATCTTGGACGTATACCGCGACAAGCGCGAAACCCACGAGACCTTTGCACGCACCTTGAACCGCGTGGGCTTTGACGTGTTCAAAGCCGCGGCTAACTCAGCCCGTAACACCACGGCACGCGCTGCCTAA
- a CDS encoding sulfite exporter TauE/SafE family protein produces the protein MQDFGFVFAGFFVGLVVGLTGVGGGSLMTPILIFFFGVKPYMAVGTDLLFAAFTKAGGTFSFARQRIVPWRVVVSLCAGSIPAAGITLWVLHNVGPSDPAVQKVMTVTLGLALLLTASAMLFKVIRGKQAPVVLAEENLHQATQPRHWALPVLFGAAIGTLVTLTSVGAGAIGVTVLMILYPQLPLSRIVAADIAYAVPLTLVAGLGHASLGSVDWPLLGLLLAGSLPGIWVGSRLMHKTPERVIRSILSVLLAWAGSKLVFA, from the coding sequence ATGCAAGATTTTGGTTTCGTATTCGCGGGTTTCTTTGTCGGCTTGGTTGTCGGCTTAACAGGCGTCGGCGGCGGCTCGTTGATGACGCCCATTTTGATTTTCTTCTTCGGTGTCAAGCCCTACATGGCCGTGGGCACCGATTTGCTGTTTGCAGCGTTCACCAAGGCAGGTGGCACCTTCAGCTTTGCGCGTCAACGCATCGTGCCTTGGCGTGTGGTCGTGTCTTTGTGCGCGGGGAGCATTCCAGCAGCGGGCATCACGCTTTGGGTGCTGCACAACGTGGGGCCATCTGACCCCGCCGTGCAAAAGGTGATGACCGTTACCCTCGGCTTGGCTTTGCTGCTGACCGCGAGCGCCATGTTGTTCAAAGTGATTCGTGGCAAACAAGCACCTGTGGTGCTGGCCGAAGAGAACCTGCACCAAGCCACGCAGCCCCGCCACTGGGCGCTGCCCGTGTTGTTTGGCGCGGCCATCGGCACCTTGGTCACCCTCACCTCGGTAGGCGCAGGCGCCATTGGTGTGACGGTGCTTATGATCCTGTACCCGCAGCTGCCACTGTCACGCATCGTGGCAGCCGACATTGCGTATGCCGTGCCGCTGACCTTGGTCGCAGGCTTGGGCCACGCTTCATTGGGTTCTGTCGACTGGCCTTTGTTAGGTTTGTTGCTCGCAGGCTCGTTGCCTGGCATTTGGGTGGGTTCACGCCTGATGCACAAAACGCCTGAACGCGTGATTCGCTCCATTCTTTCTGTATTGCTGGCATGGGCTGGCAGCAAATTGGTTTTCGCTTAA